Genomic segment of Nitrospirota bacterium:
TTTGGCAAGCGGCGGGTACTCATCGGTAGCTACTTTCAGAGGGAACTTATCAGAGTTTGAAAGTGCTCTGCCTGAATCGTCTTTTATATTAGCTGGTAAGATGACGCTAAATGTTGACTTTTCAGGAAACGGCCCTTCAAAATGGCCATATGTCACATAGGTATCATTATCGTGTGCTTCTTTGTCTTTTAAATTCCAGGTTTTGCCGGAATCTGATCTTAAAGTAATTTCTTTAACGACACTCCACGGGATGGAGGCTGACAACAGCATTTTCATAGCGGTTATGGGAATGCACTGCTTTTCGGGGCGTTCCCGCTGGCACTCAAACGTAATGGTAAACGGCGGGCGGGTTTTGTATGTAAGGGTTTGGTCCTGAGTTGTGGCAACACCGCTTTTAGATTTAACACCTTTGCCCCAGACTATTTTTACCTCTTTGTCGGGAGGAAGTGCTCTTTTACACTGAAACACCACCATGGGAGCCTTTTTGTCTTCTACCCACATGGTTTTTATTATTTGCTTTTTTATTTTGTCATCCAATAAATTAATACCGATTTTCTCTCCTATCCCGTTAACACTGCAATAGAGGTTTTCCAAAACCGATTTTTCATCCACAGCGGCATCAAGTGTAAAAGCAAATGCTTGTTCCTCCTCGATAATTGCCCCCTCGTATGGCTCTTGCCGGACAACAGCAGGGCCTCCGGTTGAGAAACTAAATTCTCTCTTTCCGGTAATAGCCTTTCCTGAGAGAGTTTTCAGATCGTCTTTTAGTTTAAAGTTACATACAGTACCGGCAGGTAAATCAGCGGCAAAATCGTAAGACCAGTTCTTGCCGTCAATCCATCTGCCTGTGGCGTTATCGGTGCAATTGGTATCGAAGGGGTTTTTAAGGAAAGGATTACCAAAGGGAACAATTTGTTCTGAAAACCGCACTGCCACCTGTCTGACATTTTTAACCGTACCCTCCGGTGTAAATGCAACGACCTGTGCAGATTCCACAGTGTGGGCTATTGCATGTGATAGTAAAAATAAGGCAGCTAAAATTAAAAAAACTGTTAATGATTTTCTGAACTTGTTTATCATGTATTTTCTCCCGCCATTAGTTTTTAAACGTAGATTAATAGACATTAACATTTTAATCTTAACTCTAAAAAAAAGCAATTGACTTGCGTGACTACATTGTATAGCTTATACCAAGTGGCAATCTAAACTATAATATAAAGAGGAGATTACTACGTCGCTACGCTCCTCGTAATGACGGATAATGGCGCTCATGAACAGCCCACGCCGTCATTGCGAACCCCCGAAGAGGGTGTAGCAATCTCCTCTTTTGAGCGCAACTTAGTATTAATCAACCTTAAGCATTTTTGATTGTAATATTATGTAGATTATATTGAAATAATTTTAGCTAAAGAATAGACTATTCCATGTTAGCCGATGTATTAACTTTATTTTCGTTATAAATCGCTATTAGATCTGCAATTATTAGATAAGTATACAAGACTACATCTTCCGCTTCTTGTTGTTTTGGTCTCTGTTTGTGTGCTCCGCCTTGGGTCATTTCCATTGTATATTCGATTCTTTTCTTTAATTCATCATAGTAATTTTTGAGAAATTTCTTTTTTGTTTCACTTTCAACACGTGGAGCCACAAAATCTTTGAGGCGATTTATAAATCTGTTTCTGTCATCTGCTCCTTGTGGAGGGTTCAAAATGTCTGCAATATCCATTAGTAACGTACGACATGAAGCAACTGAATTTTTCCAATCTTCTGGATTTTCACTTGCTATATTTTGTTCTATAGAATTTAATCTTTGTTTAATATCAGAAAATATTTCTCTCAAAATAGGCTCTACATTATTTCTCTTTTTTTCAAAAATACTCTGAGCTATGTTTCCGAATTGCCATTTTGTATAGATATCAAGGGCAAAATTGTATGTATCTGTTCTGTACTTCGCTAGATACTGAGTTACTTGTTGAGCTTCTTCTTTTAATCTCTTACGTTCAGCAGAATTTCCAAATCCTGGCGAAACTATTTGATAAGGATTTGAGCTTGCTATTGATATATCCCTGTCCTTGGCGGCTTCGATGCTTGTTTTGTACGTTTCTACAATAAATTGGTTCAGTTCAGCATATTCGGCCCACTGTTTAAAAAGTTTAACATTTTCTGGTATATCTAAAAGCAGAGACAACCTTGAGCTCTTTAATAAAATGTTATGCAGAGGTAAACGGCTATTTGTTATATCTAACATTATTTCCTCTGCAAGTTTTGTTATGTCAAGATTCTTCGTCAAACATCCCTCAGTAAATATGATAAACTGTTACTTGACATTTTTGCAAAGCTAAAGTCTCTCCTTTTAAAGGCGAGAGGGGCAGCTAATTCTTTTTTACCCATTTAATTCGGTAAGGAGCCTAAAATACTCATCTCTGCTAATACCCGCAGTCCTTAAATTGTTTTTGATTATAAAAACCGGAACATCTTTTCTGTTTGGGATAACCACTGGTCTTACAACACCAGTTTTTGTATAAATAAAATGATCACCTTCCACACGGGCTAATTTAAACCCGGCTTTTTCAAACACATTCCCCAACTTCTCATAAGAAACAGGAACTATACGTGGCATTACAATTACACACTTACTAATTCTGTGGCTACTATTTTAGGTGATACCCACCTGTCATTTTCATCTTTTCGATAATTAGACTCTGTCAGTATTTCATCAAGAGTCCCCATTTTTTCTGCCTCTTCTATGAAAAGTCTGACCGCAGTCTTCAGCATTTCTTTGGAATGCTCAACGCTGTCTCCACAGCTTGAAACATCCAGCTCAGGACAATAGGCAACAAATACATCGCCCTCCTTAAATACAATTATATCGTAATCTATTGATACCATTTGTCTCCTCGTTTATATTATACAGAACACCGCGAAGTTTTAAAATCGGACAATTGCCCATATCATGCTAAGATTACATTTTGTGTGCCAATAAATTCAGATTCCATCTTAGGGTCGCCATCCTCAAGCAATATTTCAATTACTTCTTTTAAATTGTTGTTTATTTCATCAAGGGTTTCAGCCTGAGAATGTGCTCCAGGAAAACCAGGCACGTATCCAATGTATAAACCAGTATCCGAACAACGTTCAATGACTGCTGTGTATGTTTTCATTGTTATCCCCTCTGAAGACTTTAGCTGACACTCCTAATCAAAAACCTCATGTAATCATTTTAAAACTGTTTATAAGAAAAATCAACAGGTTTGCGTAACTTAATAGATTGCCATACCGATGTTTACTACTTAACATGCGGCTTCTTTGAACACGTGGCGGAACCGCAACCGTGGCACCCTCCGCCGCTCCCTTTTTTAAACATCGATCTGTATAAAATATAAACTGCCCCTGACACTATGACCGTTATCCAGAAATAATCAGTTATCGCCATGTTTTCACACTCCTAATTTTAGTAATGCTCCAACCTGATAAATCACAAAGGCTGCTGCCCAGGCAAGAGACAATTCATAAGAGACTGCAACACCAAACCATTTCCACGAGCCAAACTCATGCTTAAACGCTGCTGCCGTAACCATACACGGCATGTAAATTAATACAAATACCATAAAGGCATAGGCACTAAGCGGACTAAATGCTCCGTGTATAGCAGAAATCAAAGGTGACGGAGTCTCTTTTGGCCCCCCTCCTCCTATACTTGATATCATAAGGGAGGAAAACACATTCCTTACCGAGTCCCTGCACGCCTTTATAAATGAAATGATTAACTCTCTTAGATCATCCGCCACAGATAATGTCTTATTAGCTTCCCCCTTTTTTGTGCCGGCATATATCTCACCCATCGTGCTGACCACGATTTCTTTGGCTACAACACCTGTTATAAGAGAAGATACCGCCTCCCAATTACCAAACCCAAGCGGTTTAAAAACCGGCGACAGCGCTTTTCCAGCCTGTCCAAGATAGGAATCCCTCTTGTTTTCAACCCCCCAGGGCAGATTAAAGAGAAACCAGATAAGTATTGACATAGCAAAAATATATGTTCCCGCTTTTGCTACGAAATGCTTTCCCTTTTCCCAGCTATGAACCATCAAATTATTAAAAGAGGGAATTCGATACGGTGGTAATTCCATGATAAACATCGAGACCTCTCCTTTAAACACTGATTTCCTAAGAATGATCCCTACTAAAAACGCAAGTACTATTCCAAGCACGTACAGCGACCACAACACAGTGCCTGAGTGTGCGCCAAAAAACACGCTGACAAACAGAATGTACACAGGCAACCTTGCACTGCAAGACATTAAAGGGATAAGCAGCGCTGTGAGGATTTTGTCCGCACCGGTTTCAAGCGTGCGGGTAGCATAAATAGCCGGCACATTACAACCAAACCCAAGCAGCATTGGAATAAAAGACTTTCCATGCAGACCCACAGTGTGCATAAGCCCATCCATTACAAAAGCCGCCCTTGCCATGTATCCGCTTCCCTCTAAAAACGTGATAAAAAACATCATCGTAAAAATCATGGGGAAAAAGGTTAGCACAAGACCAACTCCGGCTATGACGCCCTCGGTAAGAAGTGAAACCATCCACTGTGGCGCCTCCACCAGCACTAACAGTGCCCTTAGCCATGTTGTCACTGGACCTGAGAAGGCTCCGCTTATCCAGTTAGAAAATGGCGCTGATATGTCAAAAGTCAACTTAAAAATAAACCATATAAACACAAGAAAAGTGGGAATGCCAAGGTATTTGTTAAGCAGTAGCTTATCTATTTTTTCAGTGAACTCAATTTTAGGGACAAGCGGCCTTGACAGCACCTCGTGTGCAAGGCCTGCTGAGATCGCATACCTGGCATCCGCTATGACAGAGCGTATATCGCTGTCATGAGCTTCTCTTATGTGCTCTGTAGCTCTGCTAATTATATCAGGGCCGGCAACAGCCTCAAATTCTCTTGTCATTACAGGATCACCCTCCAATACCATGTATGAAAGCCACTTTAGAGGATATTTATTCTGAGCCTCCGGATAGCGTCGTTGTATCTCCTCTTTGACAACTTGCATAGCTGACTCAACATCCTCGTCATAAACAAGCTGTTTTGGTTTTCTGGCGCCACGATTGCCGCTTAACGATATGTTTACTACGGCATCTAATAGCTCTGACACTCCTTGTTTTTTCCTTGCCACTGTTGGGACAACAAAAATACCAAGCATCTCGGCCATTTTCCTATAATCTATTTTATACCCCTTTTTCTCTGCCTCATCGTATATATTAAGAGCCATTATTATGGGAATTTCAAGCTCCATCAGTTGAATAGTAAGACTTAGGTTTCTCTCAAGATTAGTAGCGTCAACAACATTTATGATACAGTCCGGTTTGTCATTTAAGAGAAAGGTTCTGGCTATAACCTCATCCTGTGAAAAAGGACTCAGGCTATATACGCCGGGTAAATCAACAAGTTTTATCTCTATATCGCCATGCACAAACACTGCCTCTTTTTTCTCCACCGTCACCCCAGACCAGTTGCCCACATGAAGCCTGCTACCGCATATGGCATTAATCAGGGTTGACTTACCGGCATTGGGGTTTCCGGCTACTGCTACAGTTATATATTTTTTTGGATTAGTTACTTCTGTCATATCTGTCCATCCCTTTTAACCATTATTTTCATGGCAAGCCCTCTTGCCAGGGCGATGCGTGAATCGTCAACTTTAAACAGCACCGGACCGCGTCCTTTGTTGTTAAGCATCTCCACCACTTTCCCGGCCCTTATCCCTAACTCCTGAACCCTGTTGTGGTGGGCAGTGATTGATTTGTTCTCTGGTGCAGCAGTATCTGAGTGTATGCTGTCCTCCAATATAAATTCTGTCACGACAGCCTTGCTGCCTATTTCCAATCTGGCAAGTGGCATTGTCTCAGCAACAGCAGATTTCATTGCATTGCTGGCATCCTTGTACCCCTTATGTAATTGCGATACATTATTGTGAAATAGACAATCACTACAAACTCCAAACAAATCCATCCGGTGCTTTGTAATTTTAAACCCATGCTTTTTGGCTATTAATTCCTGTTGTTTCTCGATTTTTTCGTCATAAATCTCAATTTTTTTACCGCATTGTAAGCACACTAAATGATCATGGTGGCCAACACCGATGTTGGGTTCATATCGGTGTATGCCATCTCCAAATTCGCACTCACGGGCTATTGCCGAGTCAGTCAGAAGCTTTAGAGTTCTATAAACTGTTGCCTGGCCGACAGAGCTGTCCTTAGCGCTTACTATGTTATACAGCTCTTCAGAGGAAATATGCTTAGCGTTTGTGAGAAAAACCTCAAGTATTAACTCACGCTGTGTTGTCATCTTAAGCTGCCGGCTGTTAAGGTATTGTTCAAATTCCAACTTTGCTTCATTAATCATATTAAATCCCCAATCTGGTGAAATGTTTGATAAACGATATTGATTATCATTCTTATTATCATATACAAATAAATTACACCTGTCAAGCACAATATTGACTCCCCTTGAATTCTTAGAAAATTTATTGTATGATTGGCTTCTTAGACTTAAAATTTAAATGCCGGGTGATAAAAAAATAGTGTCAACGTATATGGTCATGTGCATTGCCGGGCTTTTTGCGATATTTAGTACCACAATGGCTAAAAGTCCGGTTCTGCCCCTGTATGCCGCATATTTGGGGGTTGGGACATCAGGGATAGGGGTTATAGCCTCAATCTCGCCGATAGCCGGTATAACGTGCAGTATTCCGGCTGGAATACTTGCAAACAGGTACGGCAGTAAGAGGATGCTTCTTGTTGCCTCATGTGTTTTTTTTACAGCACCACTACTGTATCTATTATCACCAAATGTCGTGTATTTGTCGCTTGTAAGGTTCTATCACGGGCTGGCTACTGCTATCTTTATTCCTGTAGCCATGTCTGTTATCTCTGCATTACATGCTAACAGAAAGGGTGAGTTGCTGGGAACGTTTTCAAGCGCAACACTGACAGGAAGGTTTTTTGCGCCTATAGTGGGCGGCACTATAATTGGTTTTTTTGCAACAGAGCAGCGAATGGGTTTTAATGCAGTTTATGCGTTATGTTGTCTTAGCGGGCTGATTACAATGTTTTTAATTTTTAAACTGCCGGGGGATGGCCAAAATTTGGAGCCGCCAAAACGCACTGATATTATAAATATGCTGACAGAGTTATTGACACGCAAGGCAATACTGCTTGCAGCGGCAGTTGAAGCGGCGGTGCTTTTTTCCTATGGAACCTTTGAGACGTTTTTGCCGTTATATTTTCTAAGTAAAGGGTTTACCCCTTATAAGATAGGGGTGGTGCTTTCAGCTCAGATAATATCAGTGGCATTGACCAAACCGCTAATGGGAAGGATGTCCGATAAGCATGGCAGGGTTAATCAGATAATAGCAGGGCTTCTGTTATGTGCCTTATGTGCTGGGTCTATTAGTTTTGTAAACAGCTTTCTGAGCGGCTTAATAATAAGCATACTATTTGGTCTGTGCATTTCGGTTGTGACCTCAGCCACATCAGCGCTGGTAGCTGACATAAGCAGCAAAGAGCAATTAAGCTCATCAATGGGAGTGTTTGCCTCAGTGATGGACATAGGACACACGGCAGGACCTCTTGTATCAGGAATAGTTGCCGCATCCATTGGCTTAAACAGAGTGTTTTTTGTATCATCTGCAGTGCTTGTTGCTGCTCTTATAATGTTTAGCGCAAACAGGAGGAGATTCTCTGTATTTTAGAAGGTTCAAACAACGGTCTTACCCCAACGTATCTATAAATTTAACACGCTTACAAGTGACCTTTTGGAGGTTTCAGATAACCACTATTAAGAGTATGCAATTTTACCCTATAAACAGAGCTATTTCATGAATTTTTCGGGAAACTGCTTTACAATCCCATCCGCCAGGAGATCTGCTATTACAAACATATGCTCTTTCAT
This window contains:
- a CDS encoding type II toxin-antitoxin system HicB family antitoxin encodes the protein MVSIDYDIIVFKEGDVFVAYCPELDVSSCGDSVEHSKEMLKTAVRLFIEEAEKMGTLDEILTESNYRKDENDRWVSPKIVATELVSV
- a CDS encoding transcriptional repressor; amino-acid sequence: MINEAKLEFEQYLNSRQLKMTTQRELILEVFLTNAKHISSEELYNIVSAKDSSVGQATVYRTLKLLTDSAIARECEFGDGIHRYEPNIGVGHHDHLVCLQCGKKIEIYDEKIEKQQELIAKKHGFKITKHRMDLFGVCSDCLFHNNVSQLHKGYKDASNAMKSAVAETMPLARLEIGSKAVVTEFILEDSIHSDTAAPENKSITAHHNRVQELGIRAGKVVEMLNNKGRGPVLFKVDDSRIALARGLAMKIMVKRDGQI
- the feoB gene encoding ferrous iron transport protein B yields the protein MTEVTNPKKYITVAVAGNPNAGKSTLINAICGSRLHVGNWSGVTVEKKEAVFVHGDIEIKLVDLPGVYSLSPFSQDEVIARTFLLNDKPDCIINVVDATNLERNLSLTIQLMELEIPIIMALNIYDEAEKKGYKIDYRKMAEMLGIFVVPTVARKKQGVSELLDAVVNISLSGNRGARKPKQLVYDEDVESAMQVVKEEIQRRYPEAQNKYPLKWLSYMVLEGDPVMTREFEAVAGPDIISRATEHIREAHDSDIRSVIADARYAISAGLAHEVLSRPLVPKIEFTEKIDKLLLNKYLGIPTFLVFIWFIFKLTFDISAPFSNWISGAFSGPVTTWLRALLVLVEAPQWMVSLLTEGVIAGVGLVLTFFPMIFTMMFFITFLEGSGYMARAAFVMDGLMHTVGLHGKSFIPMLLGFGCNVPAIYATRTLETGADKILTALLIPLMSCSARLPVYILFVSVFFGAHSGTVLWSLYVLGIVLAFLVGIILRKSVFKGEVSMFIMELPPYRIPSFNNLMVHSWEKGKHFVAKAGTYIFAMSILIWFLFNLPWGVENKRDSYLGQAGKALSPVFKPLGFGNWEAVSSLITGVVAKEIVVSTMGEIYAGTKKGEANKTLSVADDLRELIISFIKACRDSVRNVFSSLMISSIGGGGPKETPSPLISAIHGAFSPLSAYAFMVFVLIYMPCMVTAAAFKHEFGSWKWFGVAVSYELSLAWAAAFVIYQVGALLKLGV
- a CDS encoding FeoB-associated Cys-rich membrane protein, whose translation is MAITDYFWITVIVSGAVYILYRSMFKKGSGGGCHGCGSATCSKKPHVK
- a CDS encoding type II toxin-antitoxin system HicB family antitoxin → MKTYTAVIERCSDTGLYIGYVPGFPGAHSQAETLDEINNNLKEVIEILLEDGDPKMESEFIGTQNVILA
- a CDS encoding type II toxin-antitoxin system HicA family toxin is translated as MPRIVPVSYEKLGNVFEKAGFKLARVEGDHFIYTKTGVVRPVVIPNRKDVPVFIIKNNLRTAGISRDEYFRLLTELNG
- a CDS encoding MFS transporter, with the translated sequence MPGDKKIVSTYMVMCIAGLFAIFSTTMAKSPVLPLYAAYLGVGTSGIGVIASISPIAGITCSIPAGILANRYGSKRMLLVASCVFFTAPLLYLLSPNVVYLSLVRFYHGLATAIFIPVAMSVISALHANRKGELLGTFSSATLTGRFFAPIVGGTIIGFFATEQRMGFNAVYALCCLSGLITMFLIFKLPGDGQNLEPPKRTDIINMLTELLTRKAILLAAAVEAAVLFSYGTFETFLPLYFLSKGFTPYKIGVVLSAQIISVALTKPLMGRMSDKHGRVNQIIAGLLLCALCAGSISFVNSFLSGLIISILFGLCISVVTSATSALVADISSKEQLSSSMGVFASVMDIGHTAGPLVSGIVAASIGLNRVFFVSSAVLVAALIMFSANRRRFSVF